The Streptomyces sp. NBC_01463 DNA window GGTCAGCCGCTCCGGCCCGCTGACCGCGTGTGATTGACTCATCCGCATGGCTCCCGCCTCCCGATCCGGCCGTTCGGCCGCACCCGCCGGCCGGACCGCGGCCACGCGGCCCCGCAACCGCAGGCAGCTCATCGTCGAGGCGGCCGGGCGGGTGTTCAGCGAGCGCGGCTACCACCCGGCGTCGATGGAGGAGGTCGCCGCCGGTGTGGGGATCACCGCGGCGGCGCTGTACCGGCACTTCCCGAACAAGTACGCCCTGTTCGCCGAGTGCGCGGACGTCATGGTGGACGGACTGGCCACGGCGCTCGACGAGCTGCCGGCCGGGGCGTCCCTGAGCGATGTGCTCACCGCCATCACCCGCATCACCATCGCGCACCGCGCGTCGGGCGGCGTGTACCGGTGGGAGGCCCGCTACCTCAGCCACGAGGACCGGCGGCGCCTCGCGGCCAAGTTCGGCCGCCTCGTCGAACGGGTCGACGCGGCGGTGCAGCGCGAACACCCGCTGCCCGACAAGCGCCTGCGGGCGGTGGCGGCACTCGGTGCGATCGCCTCCATCACGATGCATCACACCTCCATCGCCCAACGCCGCGCCGAGGAGCTGCTGCTGGTGTCCGCGCTGCGCGTGACCGCGCGTGACCCCGCGGCGGGACGGCCGGGCTCACGCCCCCTCGAACTTCCGGCCCCGCCCGTGCCGCGGACACGACGCTCCGAGATCCTCGCGGCGGCCATCCCGCTGTTCGCCCGGGACGGCTTCGCCGGCGTCACCAACGGACAGATCGCGCAGGCGGTCGGCCTGACCACGTCCGCGCTCTACCGCCACTACCCCGGCAAGATCGACATCCTGTCGGCGGCGTGCCTCCAGGCGGCGGGGCTGCTGGCCCAGGGGGTGGAGAGGAGCCTGCACGAGGTGGCCGGTCCGCACGACGCCGTCGTCGCGCTGGCGGCGACGTACGTGGCGTACAGCTTCGGGCACACCGAGCTGAACAGCGTGGCCGAAGCCGAGCTCACCGGCCTGCCGGCCCAGCTGCGGCAGCCCCTGCTCCTCGCGCAGCGGGAGCACATCGCCGTCTGGGAGCACCAGCTGCGGCTGGTCCGCCCGGAGCTGGACCCGCGCCAGGCCCGGGTGCTGGTGCACGCCGGCTTCGGCGTGACGGTCGAGGCGGGACGGAGACTGCGGTGGCAGGACAGCCCGGAGCACCGTGCGGCCGTGACCGCGCTGGTCGTGGCCGCTCTGGGGCTCTGAGCAGCGGTCCGTCGCGGGCAGGCAGCAGGCGGGGCCGCACACCGGCGGCGGCTCAGCCCGCCCTGTTCCCGGTGGGGATGGTGATGGGCGTGGTGGTCCCGGAGGAACCCCCGTTGAGGAACAGCATGCCCAGGGCGCGCACCATCTGGTCGATCGCGTAGAAGGCGCCGGGCATGACGGGCGACAGCCCCTCACGGAACAGGATGTACGCGGGCCACGCGGTGCGGACCAGCGCGGCGGACACGTAGTCGCGCTTGAGGCCCAGCCAGTCGCCGACCTCGTCGCTGAGGACGTAGCGGACGAATTCGTTCAGGAAGCCGCGGGTGACGCCGAGGTCGATCTGCGCGGTCAGACCGAGCAGTTCCCCGGCGAGTGCGATGCCCTCGGTCGAGGGGGTGAGGATCGGGGTGAGTACCTGCGCGGACTGTTTCTCGGCGGCGGCCCAGGTCTGCGGAATGTGCTCGTCCGGCACACCGAGCAGATGGAGGGCGACCTGCCACGAGTGCAGGAACGCCTCCTGGTCCGCGGCCGGGAACGGGACCTTCCAGTCGAGCAGCCGCCTGCGGACATAGGTGCCCAGGCTGTGGAAGGTGACCAGGATGTCGGCGGCACTGATCGGGACGGTCTCGTCGGCGACCGCCCGCCAGTGCGGCGACTGCGGCAGCAGATGGCGCACGGCGGCGTGCACCACGCGCGTCTTGTTCGCGGTGACGACGAACTGCCCGGCCGGCTCGAAGGCCCCCAGCTGGGACAGGTCGTAGCCGAACGTGAACGTCTTGGCCGCGCGGTCCTGCATGTGGGCACCGCCCGCGGACCAGTAGACGCTCTTGGCCTCGCGGGGGATCACGGTGCTCATGATTCCGCTGCCGAGGCCGTACAGCATGAAGAGGTACAGGTCCCTGCGGCGGTTGAAGTCGGCGGCGCGGGCCAGCTTGACGGGGTCCGCCCAGGCGGGCAGCCGGTTGACCTGCGTCAGATACGCGGCGAACTCGGCCGGCAGCCCGCCGGGCAGCGGGTCGTCATTGTTCACCCAGGACGCCCATGCGGTGTTGATCGCGGGCACGTGTCCGCCGTCGAGCATCGACACCATCAGCGGGTCCGCCACGTCGTCCCAGATCCACGCCGGACCGGTCCCCGCGTCGGCCCCGGCCACCGAGCCGGGCGACGCCCACGCCTGGGCGGGCTGCGCCACGCCCACGAGACCGAGCGCGACACCGAGCGACAACATCCTGCGCCTGCTGAGATTCTCCATTGACTTACCTTCTTCCCTGAAGGGCCAAATGGTCTTATGTGCCTTCGCAGAAAAGCCAGTTACGCGGCCAACACGAGATGATCAAGATCACACAGATGTGATTTCTCATTAACATAGCGAGACGCGTCGCCGTCGGCAATGGTGAGGACACGGGGTGGGAGAATGCGGGGCCCGGCCGAAGCACGCGACAGTTCGGAGCCGGACTCCGGCACCGACGAAGTGGGGGTGGTCATGGTGTTGGCCATGTGTCCGCTGTGCAGCGACGACGAGGACATCGAGGCGGTCCGCCAACTCGACGGCGGAGGCCGGCTCGTGAGGCACCGGTGCGGCTACGAATGGGAGCACAAGGAGCCCGTGATCCCTGCGAGGAACACACTCCGCCCCTTCGGTGAGCTCAACTCCCTTTTCCCGAAAGCCGGGGAGGCCGGTCCCGAGCAGGTGAAGCGCGTGGCCCGGCTGAAGGAGCGCTACCTCGCCGTCCGGCCGGACCTCGACCCCCAAGTGGCGGACTACTGGGCGAAGTACCAGCGGATCTTCTCCCCGGGCGGACTGTGGACGTGCGACCCCCGAGCCCTCAAGGACTTCGCCAACTCCGAGATCGGAGCCCGCCCCGGCAATCAGGCCACCTTCAACTCCGCGTGGAACGACATGGGCGACGCGGCAGCCGCGGAGGCGACCCGCAAGACGATCGAGTACCTCCTGCACGGGCCCGACGACGTGCCGCTCGAAGACCGGCTCGAGCATCTCCTGTCCGGCACCGAGCCGTTCGCCATGACCGGATTCAAGGAGGCCCTCCTCACCAAGGTGCTCTGCGTGACGTATCCCGACCGCTTCCTGACGATCCTGAAGTACACGACCGAGGCCGGCGGCAAGCGGGAGATCGCGCGGATGGTCTACGGGCTGGAGCTGCCGAAGCCCGAGTCGGCGAACTGGACGCTCGGCCGGCTCATCCTGTGGAGCAACGACCTCCTGCTCACCCTCGCCGGCGAGGGCTTCGCCAACCGGCAGCACACCGCCGCGTTCCTGTGGTGGGCCAAGGACCAGGCCGGAGGGCGAGGGACGCCGTAGACCGGCCGGCCGTCGGGGGCCGGGGGCCCGGCGGGCAGGGGTCCGCCCCCGACCGGCCCCGGAAACGATCAAGAGCCGGTTTCGGATTTCTCCGAAACCGGCCCTGATCTGCGACTGTCTCCAGTCGGGACGACAGGATTTGAACCTGCGACCCCTTGACCCCCAGTCAAGTGCGCTACCAAGCTGCGCCACGTCCCGATACCCGCCTGACCTGGGGTTTCCCCCTGGCCGAACGCGCATGAGAACAATACCGCACTTCAAAGGGTGGTCAC harbors:
- a CDS encoding TetR/AcrR family transcriptional regulator, giving the protein MAPASRSGRSAAPAGRTAATRPRNRRQLIVEAAGRVFSERGYHPASMEEVAAGVGITAAALYRHFPNKYALFAECADVMVDGLATALDELPAGASLSDVLTAITRITIAHRASGGVYRWEARYLSHEDRRRLAAKFGRLVERVDAAVQREHPLPDKRLRAVAALGAIASITMHHTSIAQRRAEELLLVSALRVTARDPAAGRPGSRPLELPAPPVPRTRRSEILAAAIPLFARDGFAGVTNGQIAQAVGLTTSALYRHYPGKIDILSAACLQAAGLLAQGVERSLHEVAGPHDAVVALAATYVAYSFGHTELNSVAEAELTGLPAQLRQPLLLAQREHIAVWEHQLRLVRPELDPRQARVLVHAGFGVTVEAGRRLRWQDSPEHRAAVTALVVAALGL
- a CDS encoding DUF2236 domain-containing protein is translated as MENLSRRRMLSLGVALGLVGVAQPAQAWASPGSVAGADAGTGPAWIWDDVADPLMVSMLDGGHVPAINTAWASWVNNDDPLPGGLPAEFAAYLTQVNRLPAWADPVKLARAADFNRRRDLYLFMLYGLGSGIMSTVIPREAKSVYWSAGGAHMQDRAAKTFTFGYDLSQLGAFEPAGQFVVTANKTRVVHAAVRHLLPQSPHWRAVADETVPISAADILVTFHSLGTYVRRRLLDWKVPFPAADQEAFLHSWQVALHLLGVPDEHIPQTWAAAEKQSAQVLTPILTPSTEGIALAGELLGLTAQIDLGVTRGFLNEFVRYVLSDEVGDWLGLKRDYVSAALVRTAWPAYILFREGLSPVMPGAFYAIDQMVRALGMLFLNGGSSGTTTPITIPTGNRAG